A single window of Colletes latitarsis isolate SP2378_abdomen chromosome 4, iyColLati1, whole genome shotgun sequence DNA harbors:
- the LOC143341400 gene encoding uncharacterized protein LOC143341400 isoform X2: MSSHIQKSCVGLEATLSDSKKKYGDKVNALLSAWEHVTNLIPGATPEATQALIEWVHNHTLKLVLRGEWPKLSPATKTHLSVTLQRCASHLVQHPAAPRCTALIALVHNPWARPALDSILNGQPDSEHEEEFCCSEKGELLTMRLEILCEGRCEDIAVNLAAACVRSLRRSDRLRSLSDSQHVHYMIDVYIVLLYKLKRMQDIFAQLKLMDLRDGLELVQRLSGERPTKYGTARVWKNSIKAAELVAQYLVTAGMVRPVPDTGANILEQILSSWALLHSKLKDVASPLSGIIRKLIEPAESAQHIYIFCAVLAKHFGDSIKPLVIELYIRALTTDMNELESQKAKSDKEKVRETAKRLSAQFLKLAVVVDSNIGIARECVLTAFSLHPTRVCYDRIKEIAVACGKTKEDGVTSDGNVVNDKVKQTFENNHSNAGLIKNENSIGEKTEGTTDENAETSSCLYSSPLLATSSLPSPTTAVTASTGTKKGVDFQNGQVSKTFERTDQLLKSLLTAPRKGESPMTPGDRCSLHPQRNPLFNEPLGELCFNCGEFTGNDISGKKSTEKTSPTPVNVERTLDALILIKGDAVTGSANYDEKSVPNQVLDAEKLGLSPQLCDDLSVVLSSPRYHMLSWVLDWKELNSLCERYLENAEEMRNTNKELKYLNIDYSQFKDWPSEDDTTKDIFFGIEKGYEQWVDMPSDNSEQFGSFQPAGSYKRSSTRRSLDDTTTTDSDSGSVLRVRRTGRQRKIHRLVSSESDYDSAERKLKHFRNTVSSLSDSDSNTQDSQTDSLGSDGCHLETKNKSDKSSGKEANKKRSKSTKLTVESVSHFHMLVNDNVRRTNPNEDASGSDVSSNDIITLFSADMDENKRETIKGSAYTAAAPLIITERRSDPAVLKSLRMFRPQNSKKPTRISQILQKNLLNKSKDNNNLENNTNNVTKFAPMLSTLNLNPKIVLTRTDEVDRKLIRSKKQQRLSTGDITSELMNIQKNMPFSPNKNAMSTYQKQKGNRGANTGKSDLASTNRRRDLNSKSNLGKRKFDILAKAVRDSDILAKNVPGLNSLDMMVPPRMRPTVNVVQLSRNIPQSPNSGSVNSGNTPPRPNRTPSVAGNIQLPGTPSSGGHDSGVGMSPAGQTPPPRSSTLPDVGEEANQPPDGSPTSSMTTNVSSQLEPDSSPRTMPIRRNQQSQSPKKSPSPCSAITTTTTTTTTSSAVATAAASIASEQLQIVCKPDGTYQLASVNPNVVSNQRSVLNLQNMDDGGNVGGFSRQNQHTDNTNTTSRNTYDRLTSTKTVAQSGQNAGLPKFQQAFRKTIYTLSTDASSGATSVPATETLVQAASPQKTTNLSKAVQTSVPNAQQTNPSSGINVQSIANIPTNALQLSTGRQILNIVQSSGNNANVATSPNANQTLTQLVQSVQNASPGVIYTHKIPVTISTTNPSQLNIIPTISHANSIPPGRTPVVKLNIIRATTPLRQQNITGAIQAVLTTPRLQQQQQQQPQQQQQQQQQPPAVRTDSLIGTPIEVPNQVSSTTLEQLREFESVLEQVKERSTIQPQSHQMISTAATTTVQTQTTTQQTQATKQQQQQQQQQQQQQQQVSVSALAQQLLMPTQQVTSNDFTSNGNTVNFQQDIFSQKVSLAYVNQSAAGTGAAKTPNTAPVVVVTSYCQPAASPALSVTSQSSSSPCVTPAPAPIPSAGKTPPTPPSSKTVKKSAPKTVKTSATNTSKASPIPKPQQKPQEDEQTAQRIYAILDEYAEQLRNSPDLNNKPAPRRRSNPPTNPSQSSKRKKSSANKAKPVGQQNSELSPSTDDLGRTMGSEDSSSGVVHVQDSPAAGFPAPEEPTSNVGNVADASAEVRNLTNDSNDGVELNVKRRNLIFAEPGSGQPRAVIVQDAVQATSVSVSEALASVTGKMGSTAVLVPGTNYILPMNLVKGGQQFTIVSSGSKLLATVPATVRTTGNTGVSNTLVLQSFLNQAGKIISQPAQVKQVKIPTLQTLSGNQTLTATQNVQATSVVIPQTGNTGQFAGDTVTEKNNIVGDLTMAKTDTVTGGVAVEPATNAIVVNKSNSTIGLLQRNMNEASESQQICGVITSNPNLTLQGTRLFNSSIHKLSTPAGLKPDNVVCLTPSAAATIAHTSEKKPSQESQVHNEKPVSIQTGATIALAFATQSDVSMLNDTQQQQQQKDTKEVSTEIIPGAKIISPKTVKRKIDDAMGMSVNIPKTLIASKSVVCSSNARSLQNNAAIDSMSTIVTSKQPGIIDNATQFLVTGGPSSSDSQESPVQQSSESIDVSCKVGNGLLYGNARLQEAWEPEGKVSPDTPWRYVPTSMNSLNIEPLNSRYADNSENVQSVLQIINKGQGIEMAGGQIYQTNTKKYFMNHTLEPFQQYSNKSNLMKTPLTPRLERELLQQKLERKAAAIEREMRLQKSLSEECEDLGVDEPSTSDLFPEADLLFDTNHSPSFDHSSQDASCSQPLGMKSYGGSYFRSLDSSSGSRDASPIADFKVNERRKITSQRTRSSKDSTKRSKREKVEELHLENPAKHLRLTLDNSSQDEASNSNSDISRLSPTNLGSLENDSLKDTGRTKIASRNGSKEGSPSSVSSIPSNMKLDIDLDSESLPPTINVNNVSAASSGDESLTLLSGNTADVTIPSPLSPIAGPMLSTHKYTYTNKKRIASKVTRMDYLSWESPMSERMRSSSDEEDSSISESIGSQPEENALSNGLDDAVQSLKSLSSERRCSYLKKKDKLQVNTRVVLNRGDHKTGSLSKRIKASESIQDSVMVSSDKASEPSDDEASNIALVEPDCRARRSSLRGHVKKGCACCNGSPERPKKKSVKSDHSRLKKRLSAKQTGKKR, from the exons ATGTCTTCGCACATCCAAAAGTCGTGCGTG GGGCTTGAAGCGACACTGAGTGACAGCAAAAAGAAGTACGGTGACAAGGTGAATGCACTTCTGTCCGCCTGGGAGCATGTCACCAATCTCATTCCTGGGGCAACGCCAGAGGCCACCCAAGCTCTCATAGAATGGGTTCACAA CCACACGTTGAAATTGGTACTGCGCGGGGAGTGGCCGAAGTTGTCACCCGCGACAAAGACGCACCTCAGCGTAACCTTACAGAGGTGCGCTTCTCACCTGGTGCAACACCCCGCTGCACCCAGGTGTACTGCACTGATAGCTTTGGTGCACAATCCATGGGCTCGTCCCGCTCTAGACAGCATACTTAACGGCCAACCGGATTCCGAACATGAAGAGg AATTCTGCTGTTCGGAGAAAGGTGAACTGTTAACAATGAGGCTGGAAATACTTTGCGAGGGCCGCTGCGAGGACATAGCGGTGAACCTCGCCGCCGCTTGCGTGCGTTCTCTGCGGCGGAGCGATCGGTTGCGCTCGCTCTCGGATTCTCAACACGTTCATTACATGATCGACGTCTATATTGTCCTCTTGTATAAATTGAAACGCATGCAAGATATATTCGCTCAA TTAAAATTAATGGACCTTCGCGACGGATTGGAGTTGGTCCAAAGACTCAGCGGCGAAAGACCAACGAAATATGGAACTGCGCGTGTTTGGAAAAATTCGATAAAAGCTGCCGAATTGGTTGCACAATATCTCGTTACCGCCGGCATGGTTCGTCCCGTGCCGGACACCGGCGCGAAtattttggaacaaattctgaGCTCGTGGGCGTTGTTGCACTCGAAACTAAAAGACGTCGCGTCCCCGCTGTCGGGGATTATAAGGAAATTGATCGAACCCGCCGAGAGCGCCCAACATATTTACATCTTCTGCGCGGTGCTTGCGAAACAT TTTGGCGACAGCATAAAGCCTCTAGTGATCGAGCTATATATCAGAGCGTTGACGACGGACATGAACGAGCTGGAGAGTCAAAAGGCAAAGTCCGACAAGGAGAAGGTTCGCGAGACAGCGAAACGCTTAAGCGCTCAATTCCTGAAACTGGCCGTTGTGGTTGACAGCAACATCGGTATCGCGCGGGAATGCGTTTTGACTGCGTTTTCTTTGCATCCTACGAGAGTTTGCTACGACAGGATCAAGGAAATCGCTGTGGCGTGCGGGAAGACTAAGGAGGACGGTGTAACGTCGGATGGAAACGTGGTCAACGACAAGGTTAAACAGACGTTCGAGAATAATCATTCCAACGCGGGGTTAATAAAGAACGAGAACAGTATCGGGGAAAAGACCGAAGGGACGACAGACGAAAACGCGGAAACGTCTTCGTGTTTGTACAGTTCCCCGTTACTTGCAACGTCTTCGTTGCCCAGCCCGACCACGGCCGTAACAGCGTCGACGGGGACGAAGAAGGGCGTCGATTTCCAGAACGGCCAAGTGAGCAAGACCTTCGAGAGAACGGATCAATTGTTGAAAAGTCTTTTAACCGCTCCGAGAAAGGGCGAGTCACCGATGACACCGGGCGACAGGTGTTCCCTGCACCCGCAGAGAAATCCGCTGTTCAACGAACCGCTCGGTGAGCTTTGTTTCAATTGCGGCGAGTTCACTGGGAACGATATTTCCGGCAAGAAATCCACAGAGAAGACATCACCGACGCCCGTGAACGTGGAGAGGACGTTGGACGCGTTGATTCTGATCAAAGGCGACGCTGTCACGGGCTCGGCAAATTACGACGAGAAATCGGTACCGAATCAAGTCCTAGACGCGGAGAAACTCGGTCTGTCGCCGCAGCTATGCGACGATTTGTCCGTGGTTTTGAGTAGCCCTCGTTATCACATGCTCAGCTGGGTGCTGGATTGGAAAGAGCTGAACAGTCTGTGCGAGAGATACTTGGAGAACGCCGAGGAGATGAGGAACACCAACAAAGAACTGAAGTATCTTAATATCGATTATTCGCAATTCAAAGATTGGCCCTCGGAGGACGACACCACCAAAGATATATTTTTTGGCATCGAGAAGGGGTACGAGCAATGGGTCGATATGCCTTCGGATAACTCCGAGCAATTTGGTAGCTTTCAGCCTGCTGGATCGTACAAGAGATCCTCGACCAGGAGGAGTCTCGACGACACCACCACCACGGATTCGGACAGCGGAAGCGTGCTTCGCGTTAGAAGAACGGGAAGACAAAGAAAGATTCACAGGCTAGTTTCGTCCGAGAGCGATTACGACAGCGCGGAACGGAAGTTGAAACACTTCAGGAATACCGTCAGTTCGCTCTCCGACAGCGATAGCAACACGCAAGACAGTCAAACGGATAGCCTGGGCAGCGACGGTTGTCATctagaaacgaaaaataaatcgGACAAATCGTCCGGCAAGGAGGCGAATAAGAAACGCTCCAAGTCGACGAAATTGACCGTCGAATCGGTTTCGCATTTCCATATGCTCGTGAACGATAACGTTCGACGCACGAATCCAAACGAAGACGCGAGCGGTTCCGATGTGAGCAGCAACGATATCATAACGCTGTTCTCCGCCGATATGGACGAGAATAAACGAGAAACGATAAAAGGCTCGGCGTACACGGCGGCCGCGCCATTAATAATTACCGAGAGAAGAAGCGATCCGGCAGTACTTAAGTCTCTACGAATGTTCAGGCCACAGAACTCGAAGAAGCCCACGCGAATTTCTCAAATACTACAGAAAAACCTGCTGAACAAAAGCAAGGACAataataatttagaaaataacacGAACAACGTGACCAAGTTCGCACCGATGCTCAGTACGCTGAATTTGAATCCGAAGATCGTGCTGACCAGAACGGACGAGGTCGACAGGAAGTTGATTCGTTCGAAGAAACAGCAACGATTAAGCACCGGCGACATTACTAGCGAGCTGATGAACATTCAGAAAAACATGCCATTTTCGCCGAATAAAAACGCGATGTCCACGTATCAGAAGCAAAAGGGAAACAGGGGGGCGAACACCGGGAAATCGGACTTGGCATCCACCAACAGAAGACGGGATTTGAATTCAAAGTCGAATCTGGGAAAACGAAAATTCGACATTCTCGCGAAGGCAGTCAGAGATTCGGACATATTGGCAAAAAATGTGCCGGGATTGAACTCGTTGGACATGATGGTGCCACCTAGAATGCGACCCACCGTGAACGTAGTGCAGCTCTCCAGAAACATTCCACAGAGCCCGAATTCGGGCTCGGTTAATAGCGGCAATACTCCCCCAAGGCCGAACAGAACTCCGAGCGTGGCTGGAAACATTCAGTTACCCGGTACACCTTCCTCCGGAGGGCACGACAGTGGCGTAGGCATGAGCCCGGCGGGTCAGACACCTCCTCCTAGGTCATCGACGCTTCCTGACGTAGGCGAGGAGGCGAATCAACCACCGGACGGCTCGCCGACTTCCTCGATGACCACGAACGTCTCCAGTCAGCTCGAACCGGATTCGAGTCCCAGAACGATGCCGATTCGTCGGAATCAACAGAGTCAATCACCGAAAAAATCACCTTCTCCTTGTTCCGCTATCACTACGACCACAACCACCACCACGACAAGCTCGGCAGTCGCCACGGCGGCGGCCAGCATCGCGTCCGAGCAGCTTCAGATCGTCTGCAAACCGGACGGTACTTATCAGTTGGCATCCGTGAACCCGAACGTCGTCTCTAATCAGAGGAGCGTTCTTAATTTGCAAAATATGGACGACGGTGGGAACGTCGGTGGTTTCTCGCGGCAGAATCAACACACGGATAACACGAACACAACCAGTAGAAACACGTACGATAGATTAACGTCTACGAAAACGGTCGCGCAGTCAGGACAGAACGCTGGCCTGCCCAAGTTTCAGCAGGCGTTCCGTAAAACTATATACACGCTTTCGACGGACGCGTCGAGCGGCGCCACGAGTGTGCCGGCCACAGAGACTCTCGTCCAAGCTGCATCTCCGCAGAAAACGACAAACCTCTCGAAGGCGGTGCAAACGTCCGTACCGAATGCCCAACAAACGAATCCATCCTCTGGGATTAACGTGCAGTCGATCGCAAACATTCCGACGAACGCGTTGCAGTTGTCCACCGGCAGACAGATTCTGAACATCGTACAGAGCTCTGGGAACAACGCGAACGTGGCGACCAGTCCGAACGCTAATCAGACGCTGACGCAGTTGGTGCAGAGCGTGCAGAACGCCTCGCCGGGTGTGATATACACGCACAAAATTCCTGTTACGATATCTACCACGAATCCGAGTCAGTTGAACATTATACCCACCATATCGCACGCAAACTCGATACCGCCCGGCAGAACGCCGGTAGTTAAATTGAACATTATCCGTGCTACCACTCCTTTGAGGCAGCAGAACATCACCGGAGCCATTCAGGCTGTTTTGACGACACCCAGgttgcagcagcaacaacagcaacaaccgcaacaacaacaacaacaacaacaacaaccccCAGCAGTTAGAACGGACAGTTTAATTGGAACTCCTATCGAGGTACCCAACCAAGTCAGTTCGACGACTCTGGAACAACTGAGGGAGTTCGAAAGCGTGTTGGAACAGGTGAAAGAGAGGAGTACTATTCAACCGCAGTCTCATCAAATGATATCCACCGCCGCTACGACGACCGTACAGACGCAGACAACTACACAACAGACTCAAGCTACcaaacaacaacagcagcagcagcaacaacaacagcaacagcagcaacaggTTTCTGTCAGCGCGCTCGCACAGCAACTCTTAATGCCAACCCAACAAGTCACCAGCAACGACTTCACGAGCAACGGCAATACCGTAAATTTCCAGCAGGATATTTTCTCCCAGAAAGTTTCCCTGgcttacgtgaaccaaagcgctGCTGGGACCGGGGCTGCCAAGACTCCCAACACCGCGCCAGTCGTCGTGGTGACGAGTTACTGTCAACCGGCAGCCTCGCCGGCCTTAAGCGTCACTTCTCAGAGTTCTTCCAGCCCGTGCGTCACGCCAGCACCCGCGCCCATACCATCCGCCGGAAAGACGCCTCCCACGCCGCCCTCTTCGAAGACGGTGAAGAAATCGGCGCCCAAAACGGTCAAGACCAGCGCGACGAACACGTCGAAGGCGTCGCCGATCCCCAAGCCGCAGCAGAAGCCGCAGGAAGACGAACAAACCGCACAGAGGATCTACGCTATATTGGATGAGTACGCGGAGCAGCTGCGAAACTCTCCCGATCTGAACAACAAACCAGCGCCGAGGAGACGATCGAATCCGCCGACGAATCCTAGTCAGTCCTCGAAAAGGAAGAAGTCTAGTGCAAACAAGGCGAAACCGGTCGGTCAGCAGAACTCGGAACTGAGTCCCAGCACCGACGACCTCGGCAGAACTATGGGCAGCGAGGATTCATCCAGCGGCGTCGTGCACGTGCAGGACAGTCCGGCTGCCGGTTTTCCGGCTCCGGAGGAACCCACCAGCAACGTCGGGAACGTGGCCGATGCGAGTGCCGAAGTTCGAAACCTGACCAACGATTCGAACGACGGAGTCGAGTTGAACGTCAAGAGACGGAATCTGATTTTCGCCGAGCCCGGTTCCGGACAACCTAGGGCGGTGATCGTCCAGGATGCGGTGCAAGCGACTTCTGTGAGCGTCAGCGAAGCCCTCGCCTCGGTGACAGGGAAAATGGGAAGCACGGCTGTCCTGGTCCCTGGTACCAATTACATCTTGCCGATGAACCTGGTGAAAGGCGGTCAACAATTCACGATAGTGTCCAGTGGATCGAAACTCCTCGCCACGGTGCCTGCGACGGTCCGAACCACCGGGAACACCGGCGTTTCGAACACCCTCGTACTCCAATCGTTTCTGAATCAAGCGGGAAAGATCATCTCGCAGCCAGCGCAAGTGAAACAGGTCAAGATACCGACGTTGCAAACTCTGTCGGGCAATCAAACGTTGACCGCCACGCAGAACGTTCAGGCCACCTCGGTGGTCATCCCCCAGACTGGAAACACCGGCCAATTCGCGGGGGACACGGTGACGGAGAAGAACAACATCGTCGGTGACCTGACAATGGCGAAAACCGACACGGTCACCGGTGGCGTAGCCGTCGAGCCTGCAACGAACGCGATCGTCGTGAACAAGAGCAATTCCACCATCGGTTTGCTTCAACGAAACATGAACGAAGCTTCGGAGAGTCAACAGATATGCGGCGTTATCACGAGCAATCCGAACTTGACTCTTCAAGGTACGAGACTGTTTAATTCTTCTATACACAAACTGTCGACGCCCGCTGGACTGAAACCCGACAACGTAGTGTGTCTGACGCCATCGGCGGCAGCCACGATCGCTCACACGTCCGAGAAGAAACCGTCGCAGGAGTCTCAAGTTCATAACGAGAAGCCTGTTTCCATTCAAACCGGTGCCACGATCGCGCTCGCGTTCGCCACTCAATCGGACGTTTCCATGCTGAACGATactcaacaacaacagcagcaaaaagacacgaaggaGGTGTCAACGGAAATAATTCCCGGCGCCAAGATCATCTCCCCGAAGACGgtgaaaagaaaaatcgacgatgcTATGGGTATGTCGGTGAACATTCCGAAAACCTTGATAGCTTCCAAATCTGTCGTTTGTTCGAGCAATGCCAGGTCGTTGCAGAATAACGCGGCTATTG ATTCCATGTCCACGATAGTGACGAGTAAAcagccaggtataatcgacaacGCGACGCAGTTTTTGGTGACCGGTGGTCCAAGCAGTTCCGATAGTCAAGAGTCGCCTGTCCAGCAATCCAGCGAGAGCATCGACGTGTCCTGCAAAGTCGGGAACGGTTTGCTGTACGGAAACGCGAGGCTGCAAGAAGCTTGGGAACCGGAAGGCAAAGTGTCGCCAGACACGCCTTGGCGATACGTTCCTACGTCCATGAATTCTCTGAATATCGAACCTCTGAACTCCAGATACGCCGACAACTCTGAGAACGTGCAGAGCGTCTTACAGATCATAAACAAGGGCCAGGGTATCGAGATGGCGGGCGGTCAGATTTACCAAACAAACACGAAGAAGTATTTCATGAATCACACTTTGGAGCCGTTCCAGCaatattcgaataaaagcaACTTGATGAAGACACCGTTGACCCCTAGACTGGAACGAGAACTGTTGCAACAGAAATTGGAGAGAAAAGCAGCCGCGATAGAACGCGAGATGAGGCTACAGAAAAGTTTGTCCGAGGAGTGCGAGGATCTGGGCGTGGACGAACCGAGTACCAGCGACCTATTCCCCGAGGCGGATCTATTGTTCGACACGAATCACTCGCCGTCGTTCGATCACTCTTCCCAGGACGCGTCCTGCAGTCAGCCGCTAGGCATGAAATCGTACGGCGGTTCCTATTTCCGGTCTCTGGATTCGTCGAGCGGTAGCAGGGATGCCAGTCCCATAGCAGACTTCAAGGTGAACGAGCGCAGAAAAATCACGAGCCAACGTACAAGGTCCTCGAAGGATTCGACCAAGAGGTCGAAGAGAGAAAAGGTGGAGGAATTGCACCTGGAGAATCCGGCGAAGCATTTGCGATTAACCCTGGACAATTCGAGCCAAGACGAGGCATCGAACAGTAATTCCGATATTTCGAGGCTCTCGCCGACGAACTTGGGATCGTTGGAGAACGACTCCTTGAAGGATACCGGTCGAACGAAGATCGCGTCGAGGAACGGCTCGAAGGAGGGCTCGCCGAGCAGTGTATCCAGCATTCCATCCAACATGAAACTAGACATCGACCTGGACTCGGAATCGCTACCACCTACCATCAACGTGAACAACGTGTCGGCCGCGAGCTCGGGCGACGAAAGTTTGACGCTGCTCAGCGGCAATACTGCCGACGTTACCATACCCTCGCCTCTGTCGCCGATCGCCGGTCCCATGCTATCCACGCACAAATATACTTACACCAACAAGAAGCGGATAGCATCGAAGGTGACGAGAATGGATTACCTGTCGTGGGAGAGTCCGATGTCCGAGAGGATGAGATCGAGCAGCGACGAGGAGGACTCTAGCATAAGCGAATCGATCGGCAGTCAACCGGAGGAGAACGCTCTGAGCAACGGCCTCGACGACGCCGTGCAGAGCCTGAAATCTCTGTCGAGCGAGCGACGTTGCagttatctaaaaaaaaaagacaaattGCAGGTGAATACGAGGGTGGTGTTGAATCGAGGCGATCACAAGACCGGTAGCCTCTCGAAACGCATCAAGGCCAGCGAGTCGATCCAAGATTCGGTGATGGTGTCCAGCGACAAGGCCTCCGAGCCATCGGACGACGAGGCGAGCAATATCGCGTTGGTCGAGCCCGACTGTCGTGCCAGACGATCGAGCTTGCGCGGCCACGTTAAAAAGGGTTGCGCGTGCTGCAACGGTTCGCCGGAAAGACCGAAGAAGAAGTCCGTCAAGTCGGATCATTCGAGGCTAAAGAAACGACTATCCGCGAAACAGACCGGAAAGAAAAGGTAG